Proteins encoded together in one Rossellomorea sp. y25 window:
- the dacB gene encoding D-alanyl-D-alanine carboxypeptidase/D-alanyl-D-alanine-endopeptidase — translation MNQLQLTRNRLLAILFLFTLILTPFHSTETPTKVNASIDNADLEQQIHDILADERLNGAIGSVSVRDAESGEIILDRLGDIRLKTASNMKLLTAAAALHTLGPDYTFKTEVLTDGKIVGNVLKGNLYLKGKGDPTLLKEDFDKMAAFLKSNHIETIQGNIIADDSWYNSVRLSEDMIWNDESYYYGAQISALTASPDSDYDAGTVIVETSPTQAGQPADIKLSPETNYPTIINKTKTIESGTRSISVSREHGSNNIVVEGSIPVNSSTARSWVTLWEPTGYALDLFKKSLVQAGVHVKQHQGEYGKTPADAEVLFTRESMPLSELMVPFMKLSNNTIAETLVKEMGRVVHHDGSWEKGLEVLEDYISMRGLNTDTMRIRDGSGISHVTNIPANELSLLLYTVQKEDWYPVYLNSLPIAGASNRLEGGTLRNRMKGTLAEGNVKAKTGTITGATSLSGFVTTKDGKDLVFSIILNNFMASNLRDIEDKIAVALSEYDTSKKHD, via the coding sequence AGTAAACGCATCAATTGATAATGCAGATCTAGAGCAGCAAATTCACGATATACTAGCAGATGAACGCTTAAATGGAGCTATTGGTTCGGTCAGTGTGCGTGATGCTGAAAGTGGTGAAATTATTCTTGATCGCTTAGGAGATATACGTTTGAAAACTGCCTCTAATATGAAGCTTCTTACTGCAGCTGCTGCTCTTCATACCCTTGGGCCTGATTACACATTTAAAACAGAAGTACTAACCGATGGAAAGATTGTGGGCAATGTCTTAAAAGGAAACCTATACCTAAAAGGAAAAGGTGACCCTACGCTTTTAAAAGAGGATTTTGACAAGATGGCGGCATTCTTAAAGTCCAATCATATCGAAACAATCCAGGGGAATATTATTGCAGACGACAGTTGGTATAACTCGGTCAGGCTTTCTGAAGATATGATCTGGAATGATGAATCGTATTATTACGGTGCTCAAATCTCAGCGCTAACAGCTTCACCTGATTCGGATTATGATGCTGGTACCGTCATCGTTGAAACTTCCCCTACACAAGCAGGGCAGCCAGCAGACATTAAACTTTCTCCTGAGACAAACTATCCGACCATCATCAACAAAACGAAAACCATCGAAAGCGGAACACGATCGATCAGCGTTTCTCGAGAACATGGGTCCAACAATATTGTGGTAGAAGGTTCTATACCGGTAAATAGTTCAACTGCCCGATCTTGGGTGACGCTTTGGGAACCTACTGGTTATGCACTGGATTTGTTCAAGAAATCACTTGTACAAGCAGGAGTCCATGTCAAACAACATCAGGGTGAATACGGAAAAACTCCAGCAGATGCTGAAGTACTGTTTACAAGAGAGTCCATGCCACTTTCTGAATTAATGGTTCCCTTCATGAAGCTAAGTAACAATACAATCGCTGAAACGTTGGTGAAAGAAATGGGACGGGTAGTTCATCATGATGGTAGTTGGGAAAAAGGACTTGAAGTGCTTGAAGACTACATTTCAATGCGTGGATTAAATACAGATACCATGCGAATTCGAGATGGCTCTGGTATATCCCATGTAACGAATATTCCGGCAAATGAGTTGTCACTGTTACTTTACACTGTTCAAAAAGAGGACTGGTACCCAGTTTATCTAAACTCTCTTCCAATTGCAGGTGCAAGCAATCGCCTGGAGGGAGGCACCTTGAGAAACCGTATGAAGGGAACCCTTGCTGAAGGCAATGTAAAAGCCAAAACAGGAACAATTACAGGAGCTACCTCACTTTCCGGCTTTGTGACTACTAAAGATGGAAAGGATCTTGTATTTTCCATTATATTAAATAACTTTATGGCTAGTAATCTAAGAGATATTGAAGATAAAATTGCTGTTGCATTGTCTGAATATGATACGAGTAAAAAACATGATTAA
- a CDS encoding rhodanese-like domain-containing protein, translating into METIKTITTDELEKKLKNGEDLLLVDVREDEEVAEGMIPGAKHIKMGEIPESLDQFDKDKEYIFICRSGNRSGNVAHYMQEQGYKVVNMEGGMMNWAGETAEK; encoded by the coding sequence ATGGAAACGATTAAAACGATTACAACTGATGAGTTAGAAAAGAAGTTGAAAAATGGTGAAGATCTGCTTCTCGTGGATGTTCGTGAAGATGAAGAAGTGGCAGAGGGAATGATTCCTGGAGCGAAGCATATCAAAATGGGTGAAATTCCTGAGTCACTTGATCAATTTGATAAAGACAAAGAGTACATCTTTATCTGCCGTTCAGGGAACCGCAGTGGAAATGTCGCTCACTACATGCAGGAACAAGGCTATAAAGTGGTGAACATGGAAGGCGGCATGATGAACTGGGCTGGGGAGACAGCAGAGAAATAA